A region of the Phaseolus vulgaris cultivar G19833 chromosome 11, P. vulgaris v2.0, whole genome shotgun sequence genome:
AAGTGAGAGCAACTTCAATTGGACTTGTCCTATATAAGAGATGGATCTATTTTGTGGATATAGGGGTAATTGTGTccataaagttttatttttaaaaagtttatgaTATGCATGTATAACTACAAATTgtttaaatgatttaaaatgTGAAATAAAAGTTCAATATATTATACTAAAAGATGTTTTTGAAATTGAACACAACTTTCAAATCCAAAACAAAAAACGCTTATTAGAGAAAGATAAAATGTGACTTATAAACTGAGAATTACTTAGTATCAAGTGTGGATTctttaaaatgaagaaactaaaaaaaagctaaaatattattttcaactcaaaacattaaaacaatATTTGTAAGTTTTTCTACttacatattatttatttttatttctagctaaaacaatttttctactcACATTAATTCCTAACACACTCTTAGATAAAATGATATAACTACACTCCTTTTAGCATATTTCATGATTCATATAATGTTTTAAGCCATTAACCATGTTAGATTTTCATTTAACATTGTTAATAATGAGAgcatacataaatatattttcattttatatagaATCTacattaatacaaaattatttttaaaattttattcattaGTTTACCATTTTACATTGACTAGAAGGCATAATTTACTAAAAATTTATCATTTCATTCAAACTACCACATGTAATCCCGACCAATTATTTTGAAGTATTACACTAATAATAGTATACTTAAAAACACtagtttaaagattttgaattataaaaaatcttCAGTAACTATGATTCTAAAtgttaaaaatacataaataatcaattaaactATCTATATATCAAGAAAATATTGATTAAGATTATAATAATTGACATGGTAGCAAGAGTAAGTATTAATTTGTGTTAAGAGGttagaagagagagaaaagtacTTGTAAAAAAGTACTTAAACAAAAGTAACCCAGGTTCAGAAAATATAAAGAGAATCTGATAtagaaaagtaaaaagaaaaagtgatattttatttttctagcaAAAGAATTCTATAGGAAGGTGTTTGGGAGTGACACTGCACAAGGCTCTAGGCTTAAAACACGTTCCCATAACCCATGTCATATATAGATTAGATTTGACTTTAATGTTACTCTTAATTTATATTACGTTGTTTTTACTCTAATAGAGGGTTGACCATAACTAATTAATCACTAATTTAATCCTACTTGagtaaaaacatttaatgcaacATGTATCAATCTCATATTAAAAAGGAATATTAAACCCCCTcccaaaaatgtattttttttcaatatataaatCAACATCTATCTCCAATTTGTCTCTATTACAATTTCTTATTCACATGCACCAAttaaaaatttagttatatatatatatatatatatatcaatttagtATTTTTGGTCACACATTCTAGTATCCTAAAACAACAATACGAAGAGTAAAATTTTCTAAATAacactataaaaaataattaaatagaaatcaattttagagactaaaaatatcagttgactaaattagatactaaaaaaattattagtttttaaattagtttttattattgataaatagtttttctaaattggtatctaattagttaacaAAGTTTTAACttccaattatttatattttaaatttggtagctaattagataccaatttagaaactatttatcaataatagaaactaatttagaaattaataatttttttagtctctctaaaataatatctaatttagtcaatataacaactaattattttttttatctaaaattgatttttattaaatgattttctgtAGTGTAAAATTAAAcctttttttatatcaattgcaacaattgaatattattttcacTTCATTGGAACACTAATTCAGTAGAAATGTGTGATCAAGAAAAATTAAGACTTTGCTTTTATATTTGAGAAAGTTGTTATGCAAATAGTTAACTTGTTTGATTATGTGTTTAACAATtaagaaattattaatatttgaaatttatataaattatttcgttattgatatattatttactatttattttaagtttacaTCTCTATTTTTTAAAACGAAATCTGTTTTATGGTATTTGTTacgaaattaaattaataattatacatctaatagaatttttatattgcttgttttagttattttatatCGATGGTGCAATTGATGGTGCAATTGATGTAAATAATACTAATGTAAAAAGAGTGTGATACTTCTTCTATTGGTTGTCATTCAATGTAGAATATCCTTACAAAGATCACAAAATAAGTTTATATAGCACTTTTCATTCTACTTCTTCTCATTATACTAGTGCAGATatgtaaaacaaatgcggctattttaaatttacaaatgcggtcatagaactgcatttgatcagcacgcattcgtaaatctagcatttacaaatgcggtcatatgaccgcattcataaatcacatttacaaatgcggttaaaCGCAAAaccgcactaaataaagggtcgttgttttcatattttgtactagtgttaCAACAAATAAGTTCTTAATGCATTTTTAATTCTTTCTTTATATGTTCTATATGAACATTGTAGCTTTAATAATCTTTACTTCAATATCTTGATCAATTTGTTATGTTATATTGATCTTCTTTTTCAATGCATTAGGCGCTTGAAATGGAAACCTAGTTTAGATGTGTTCTTTGCATCTTTGAACAACTTTTTGCTCTTCAAATACTTTCCTTATCTATAATCAACTGAACATCGAAGCTTGAATCATCTGAATGCATTCAACTGATTTGTAGTAGATGTTCAAAAAGGAAATAATGACTTTGATGTAATCGTCGAGTCCTTAAGCATATAAAAATTTCTTTATCTAAATGGATGGTGAACGTTGATGCTTTGACGATTTTGGATTTCAatctttctttttatatattattcatcATCTTCTTAGTATAAAACACTCAATATAGAATGTTCATATATGAGCCTTCATTGTGTCACATCATTTGTTTATTATTCgaacattatttttctttataaatctTTGTTTGCAACTCCTTAATATTACTTGAATCTTcatttgtgtgaatctctctctTTCACTTCATTGTTTTCCCATTAAACACTTGATAATGAAACTTTGACTATCAACTTTATCTGCACCTTTATGATCCTTTGATAAATTTTGGGAATAATATCAATATCaatgaaaattataattaaccGAATAAATTATGAGTATTACTGAAACAatatcttataaaatatttaaattaccAAGACCTTATTCTTAGTAGAGGTGGCAATGTGGGTTGACCCGTCCCACACAGACCCGTCTTGTGTTTAGCCCACAAAATGCGGGTCGGGTTGGCTCGCCCCACACAAGGAGTGTGGGCTCATTTCATTGGCCCGCCCTACGTAAGAAGTAGCTCGCAGGCCGCGGGGCAGCCCGCATaaggaaaatatattttttaaattaaaatttaattataaaaaaaaattgttactgaaaaattaaaattttatccttgttttaattcattcaataagataaaaaaaatatatataaaggcATTCAAGTATGAAGGTTCTTAGAagtcttttattaaaaataattaaagttttgttttgcatatattttccttttatatgtatgtaaatgtatgagagtatcttatcaaagttttgctataaatattttaataaaaactcttctttatattatttttattaaaaaaatttaaatgtaaaactttacttaaaactaaaattcactattatttttaatattaacttctttagatattaaaataaaacatacttTTTTTGTCGATAAAGTTTGGAAGTTACTATGCATCATATGATTACAGCTTTAAGGCTAGGACCATTTGTTGATTGTCTTTGTAAAAAACCAACAACAAACCTTGATGAGATAAAGCAACGTGCAACAAAGTTTATCCAAATGGAGGAGTTGAGGGAGTTTTGGAATCAAGTAAGGGTGGATGGGGGAGTTGAGAAGAAGTCGAGTGAAAAGGAAGGAGGACATCAATATAGAAGGGCAAGAGAAGAACCACATAGTcgaataaaaaacataataaactGGTAACTAATGACCGGGAGGTattacaaaaaaacaaaaagaaattaaaataaagtcaTTCTTCAACTTCAACATTCTCATTCTCATGTGCTGCTTCCTCTTCTTACGCTTCATCATAAGGAATATCATCAAATGGAATGAGTTCGCCATCATTGAAATCCTTGCCCACATCAAAATTTCCTTCATCCAAAGGAATCTTGTAAAAATACTTGGCTTGTTGAAGAGCTTTAGAAAAACCTAGCTTATGTTGATCAACAACAAAGTTCTCGACATCTGATAGGTCTTTCTCTAATTTACTTATCTTAAGGTCTAATTGATTTATCTTCTCGGCATCAACATGTTTGGCAGCAAATAAATCAGTTAGACCTGCCTTCAGCCTCTTGATTTCACCTTGAAATGATAATCTTTCGGCAGACAAACCAACAATTTCATTCTTTTTCAGCTTCACAATGAACATGGACATCCGATAGTTCTTTGATTTGATTGATCAAGGTCAAGTTAGCTTCAATAGCGAATTCAAGACTTTTACTAGACTCAGCCAATTCTTTTTCCACATTTTCAAATTCAGTGGTTGAGATACCACTAACCGTTTCTTCTCTAAGTCTTTTTGCAATAAGTAAAGACCGAGTCACAAGTTCGATAGCTCAATCTGCCAGAGAAAAAACATTGGTTGAAAACCCCGTAAATTCATCGAAACGAAAACAGAGCTTGAGCAAGACATAATACCTTCTACGAAGGGTAATGAATATCTCTCAGATGCAATAATACAGAAGTAGTAGAAACAATGGAGTATACCATTTGGGAACAAATATTTATACCATTTCTAAACCCCTTCCAAATGAAACGTCACAACATCACAATCGTTAAATTTTAATGCATCCAACGATCAAGGATTGTTAAGCTTTCACATCAGCGACATAGTAAATGTGATACATGTGAAACGATACAATATTTTCATGCAAAAGTGCATTTAATATACAGAATCTCATAAATGACAAAATCAAATTCCTTAGGCCGAAAGGTTGAAAGGGCAACAATAAGGCCGAAAGTTaagaaaaaatgaataaataattaaatagtaaaGTACTTTAGTAAAGCTCATTAAATAGGCTCAAATATGTGCAGTATGTTTAGTAACTATAAGGTACAAAGAGTAAAAATTCAATTGGGTCTAAAGTCTAGTAAAAAAGTACTATAAATAGAAGATCAACTCAAGAGGTAAGTAGAGTAAATTTTATctgataattaactaaaatcatTCTAACTTTATTATTGAAATCCCTAGCAGATACACACTAACCCGAAATAGAAGACTAAAAACCAACAAGTAcatatgagaaaaaaatttgtttttggacTGTAAGGACATAGATCATCTAACATTAATTATGTGTAATTATCGAGTTGATATCAAAATATTCACGGGTTAAGTTAATATCATatgtatattaattataatataataatattcacttctgtaaaaaaaacaaaaatattaatattttcttataaatatctaaaatatgTTGTCAGCTctcatataaaatatattcaatattattatcaCGTTATTTCTCTGACAAACATATTGTCTATAGAATATTATTTACATATGCCAAAAAACTTATACTACAGTACATATAGTCTAtggaataaaaaataagaaaaataattgccTGTTTGTTTTGCCTATATATTTttctatcaattttttttatctatatatttGCATATTCTTTTGCCTATAGATTTCATTCACTAGttcatttactttatttttaaccattttattattcctttttgaaatattttactCGTTTTGTTACTTTTCCTATTTTTATTGcttatttgtatattttgtaatacatttgaatttttttaccttcttcaaaagtcacttatttatttattttggttgtGTTTAGTTCCTTAGATTGCGTCAAATAAAACTGGGAATAGGTGAATTTGTAGAGTTAGGACAAAGACATGAAAAATAAATGTATGGATTTGAATGAAGTAAATGATTGGGTGGGATTTAAATgcgcttattttagtgaaagtAAAGGCATGAATTAAAATGTAaggaaataaattataaaagtaaaatgcATGAATATAGAGTATGCCACACACCCATgaggaggaaaaagaaaaggttttgtttttgtaaaattaaaaatagataaaaaaaattaagaataataaaatcataCAAGAGAtggtaataaaaaaaagttacaaatTTGGAAATCTTGAATAACTTATagaatatataaatttgaatatgaGGTAGTCTAagcttaataaattaatttatgagtTAGTAACTAATTTACTATttctacaaaattatttattttatatgaattaaaatatatttattgttaatttttttaaaatgaaatagtaAAATAGATtccattatatttttaaaaaaattatagcatTGTATtaacaaaggaaaaaaatattacaaacaaaagacacttaaatattttgtttaaaaagaagaaagaatataatatatttataataaagattataaaaaaaaattgtttgatttaattgtCTATTTTATCTCTTAAGTATCACTACatcatgtaatttttttaacataagtTATTTTAgacatttttatatttgttgatGAGTTTGTCGTATCataattatctttaatttttaatatgcaTTTATTTGATTTAATAAGATTATTCTATTCCGTTATTGAAGTTTTTGGTTCAATGATAATTAGGAttagtatatttttaataagattATTCTATTccgttaatatatatatatataatctttttaATTACTCAAATTATATCCTTATTTTAAGTTAAGTTGatttactaaataaaaatatataaatttaactcaatctaattaaactaaatttaatCGAATTAAAATCACTTATACGTACCCCTATAAAAACATATACATTTAGGGAAGTTAAACATTTCGGATCTAGAAGTAAAATTAGTACcgaattattttttacttttttaataacGTTTTACATTCCTTTAAAAAATACGTGTCATGGGAacactattattttttttatgacgTGGATCTATATCACTCAGTACTACGTAAACGAGTATTACTTACTATAatcctttaattttttaaaatacataaatactTTAAATAAATCACTTATATTAATTTGGTGACTATTATAATGTCACATAAATTCAACACTATTTGCCAAAATgcaatttaatattaatattaacttgATTTTACAAGTTTTTATAATCAATCATCTCATACCAATACATAAaacattatttctttattttcttttataaaaaattataattttttaagtaacGTTAATTACGTAAGCAATGTATGAAAAAAGTTTTAATACCAATCTGATAtatttagaaagaaaataattggTGCCTTTGGAAGCTGAGTAATAAAAAGCAGAGAAAACACAACACTGATTAAACACTAAACCTGCATAAATAACTTTAGGTAAGGTAACATCATTTTGTACTAAGTAAAAAGACAAGATTAAGTGACAGTGAAGAGGAGTGAGATCAGAATTGAGatcagaaataaaaataataataatgatgataataatataagAAGAAAAACGTGTAGCAGGAAAATCTATCACCAAAACATGACTATAAAGGACCCCTTTATCTCTGCATCTATTGCCCCTCACAGACAcacacactctctctctctctttttactctgtttctctctcactctctttCTCTGTCTAGAATGCCTCTATTCTACTCTGTCGGTCACACTCTGATAGAAAGATTGTAGAGAAGAGAAGCATTCATAAGCACCAATTGTGAGAGACAGAAGAGAGAAAGCAGAGAGAAGCATTTTTCCATGTTTGGGGGAGAGAGATCTGCACTATAAGTGTCATTGCCAACAAGGGCATTGCAGATTTTTATTGCCATTTCAACACCATACAAAAAGCACACACCTTCACTCATCCTCAAAACTTTCACTCTTTCAACTTTTGTTCTAACTTTCTCAGAACACAGACCCTGCTGTGAGAATGGTTGATTCAGAGCCAAAGTTCTTCATCCCGGAGTCAATCCAGGGCGTGAATTTCGACGTGACGGCTCAGATGAGGATGGTGTGGGAAGTGATAAAGGCGCCGCTGATCGTGCCGCTGATGAACGTGGCGGTGTACATTTGCCTCGCCATGGCCCTCATGCTCTTCATGGAGAGGGTCTACATGGGCATTGTCATCATCCTCGTCAAACTCTTCTGGAAGAAACCCCACCAACGCTACAAGTTCGAACCCCTCCAAGAGGACGAGGAACTCGGCAACACCAACTTCCCCGTCGTCCTTATTCAGATTCCCATGTTCAATGAAAGAGAGGTCTGCAAGATTCTACACTTTGTCttcctctctctctcactctctacATCTGCAAAATTTTATTCTCCATACATGTTTACTCCTTGTTGTGTAAGACACATACTGAAGATCCCACATTGGAGaatgatataattaaaatattgcaTATAAATGATTGAGTATTAGTTGGGCTTGACTGTTACAATGCCGTGTGCATCCAGATTTATGCTAGCTTGGAAACTAGTGTTTGTACTAACATATGTATATTATTGGGTTTGGTTCATTATTGGGTCAGGTGTACAAGGTGTCAATTGGAGCAGCTTGTAATCTCTCATGGCCTTCAGATCGTCTCGTGATCCAAGTGCTGGACGATTCAACTGACCCTACCATCAAGGTATTGCGTAGTTCCTTTTTTTTCCACATTTTTCAGTTTAATTTTGAGCTATTAATGTGAAAGATTTATGTAACTGTGCTTGTGCATTCCCATTggtgttgttattattattatattagtaTTGGTATTATGTTGTTGGATTGGAGTATAATGTTATATGGAGTGGGTGCATTTATGTTTTGTGGGGTTTGGTGGAGGAATTGATGAATGGGAAGTTGAATTTGtgtaaaaaatttgaaattgtgAATGCAGCAAATGGTGGAGATGGAATGCCAGAGATGGGCAAGCAAAGGGATAAACATAATATACCAAATCAGAGAGACTCGAGGGGGCTATAAAGCGGGTGCTCTTAAAGAAGGTCTAAAACGTAGCTATGTGAAACATTGCGAGTACGTGGCAATTTTCGATGCTGATTTTCGTCCAGAACCAGATTTTCTGAGACGTTCTATTCCTTTCTTGGTGGGCAACCCCGACATTGCTCTGGTTCAAGCTCGATGGAGATTTGGTAAAATACTTATTAACCCACTCACCCTAGTAAAATCCATTTCACCAATTCCTAGTacttggtttttctttttcttaacaCAACTCATAAGTGTCGGTGGCATTTAacattgtttgttttaattggAGAAAATTAGATTTATCATGTGGACTTTCACTTTCCACTTTGTCCCGGTTTGACCTGGCTAGCCCACCAAAACAAACCCTTCAATCACGGGTGGGACCACCAACGAGCCACTGTGAAGGTTGTCCCCTTCACGATCATGTCCCCATTCACAACAGTAAAACAAAAGCTTCACTCTTCCACTCTTGCTGCCAGCTCACATCGTTAGGGCACACAcccaaatattatattaatgtgTCAAATTCCATCAGATATCAATTACTTACTGTAAGTTTGAAACTGTGTTTTGTGTAGATTTTCTCcttaaaaaagtatatattttcaagattttgttttaaaaaaattataatatatcaaATTTCATCAGATAATATATCTGTTTTGTGAAAATTTTCTTCTTAAAactgaaattatatattttctcacaattttgttcttaaaaacaTATCTCACACTATTAATGTGTGTATATTGaagattttttcttaaaaacataGCTCACACAATTAATGTGTGTATATTGAAGATTTTCTTCAGTATATTTTATCATGattttcttctaaaaaaacGGCTAGATAGGTTAAGACAGCTAAATAGGCTAAGAGAGGAAGTTTTAGTCTTTGAACTCTTGGTGACAGCTCACACCCAAATATAATAGTGTGTGATAACTATTGATTTGGGTTGTGCTTCTTCTAAAATGTTGGGTGAAGCAGCTTTTAATTAGTATTTTAGTAAGAGATTTCGAAGGGGGCAATTTGGTGAATTTTAGTGGATCAATCAGGTCTTGGTGCAGTAGTAGTATCTTTTCAGAACTTACCACAACTTACAAAAGCGTGATGATGGGTTAAAAACTGAGAAGAACTCGGTATAAATAAGTTACAAAAATGGTATTCAAtctatctttctttttctgGGGTCTTTAGAGCGACCCACGCAGTCTGACACATTTTCTTTTATGACTCTAGGGGCAACTATTTGGGGAAGAACCTAGAACATGGTGGTAGGGGTCAAATTGTCTTTTTCTTAATCCATCCAAACTTCAAAGTTTCCAATCCAGCGAACCTACTTCCCACGTGCCTTTGCAGAATTTTTTGggtttagataaaaaaaacaaaacataaaataaatcacAGTGAGGAGAGTACCATGTGCCTCCAGTGGACCTTACTCTCCCTTGCCGACACTTCTCAAATTCCCCTTCTCTTCTCTTACGTCACCTAAGCTCAAAacattaatcaaattaaataataaacttAGTTACttacaatttatatatatatactagttGAGTTGTATAATAGTACATTAATATTGCTCATATTATATAGTATGCAACAAGAATTAGAGTTAGTTTATTTAAATGCTACAACTCCACTCACATTCTCAAAGTAAATTAAGTTTAGCAACATTTATttgcaaaaaataaaagaatattgtGACATGTGCAAGTGTGGGGCCATTGCTGACTTTTGCTCTATTGTCCCTGTGGTCCGCCACAAGATCTCATTGTTGCATTTTTTTACTTGATTCTGTACTGCTACTTATTATCTGTGAAAAAGTTACTTCATTAACAAAGTAAAATCATATGATCATCACAAGTCTAAAACTTTCTTTTACCCTTTTGAGATTGTTACTTCTCCTTTAATCATTTTCACCTTTTAATTATAAAGTTTGCATCAGGAAGGTGTTTTACTAACAtgggtaattttttttttacagtgAATTCTGATGAGTGTTTGCTGACAAGAATGCAAGAGATGTCCCTGGATTACCATTTCACTGTAGAGCAAGAAGTTGGGTCAGCCACTCATGCTTTCTTCGGTTTCAACGGTAATTCGTTTAACTTCTTTCTACTCTTCTACACTTGTTGACCTTACCTACTTCTGCATGTAGTGTGACACGTGTTACACAGTACATGGTCATAGCATAGGTGATTTATAGGGTAGTGTAGCATGATGATCATTTACTGGAAAAGTTGCTGATTGAGGAGCTTAATGCAGGAACTGCTGGTGTTTGGAGAATAGGTGCTATTAATGAAGCTGGAGGGTGGAAAGACAGAACAACGGTGGAAGATATGGATCTTGCTGTTCGTGCTAGTCTTAGGGGATGGAAATTTTTGTACCTTGGAGACCTCCAGGTGAATCAATGTTCTGTCTACTAGTTAGTATTTCCATaattaacaattaacattttGCATAATGGAGAATATGGATTATGTGATTATGAACTATTTTCTTATACTAAGTAATTGTACCCTTTTTATAATGGCACTTTATGTAGGCAAAAAGTGAGCTTCCAAGTACTTTGAGAGCCTTTAGATTCCAGCAGCACCGATGGTCTTGTGGTCCTGCTAACTTGTTCCGCAAAATGGTTATGGAGATAGTAAGGAACAAGGTAAGTACTTTTATTCTTTGTTTCTTTGTACTGTATATATGGAGGGGTAAAGAGACAATATGAGTATTTCCTTGTATGTTCTGATGTTTTCTTTTGCAAACATTTCTGCAGAAAGTAAGGTTTTGGAAGAAAGTGTACGTTATATACAGCTTCTTCTTTGTTCGCAAAATCATAGCTCATATGGtcaccttcttcttcttctgtgtTGTGATTCCAATCACAATCTTGATCCCTGAGGTTTACGTTCCAATATGGGGAGCTGTTTATATTCCTTCTGTCATCACCATTCTCAATTCAGTTGGAACACCAAGGTACGGTTTGGCCTTGTTTTTAACCTGTTTTTTCCATATATGTCATAGACTTGTAGGCATAGTTAGTCCTTCAATTTGTTCTAAAAGTTGTGTTGTGTGCAACTTTGGCAGGTCCATTCACCTTCTGTTCTATTGGATCCTCTTTGAGAATGTGATGTCTTTGCATCGTACCAAGGCAACATTTATAGGTCTGTTAGAGTATGGGAGGGCTAATGAATGGGTTGTGACTGAAAAACTTGGTGACTCTGTCAACAGCAATACCAAGAATAAAACAGGAGATGCTGCCAAGAAGAATAATGTCAGCAAGGCCCCCAAAAAGACTCGATCCAAATTTGTTGAAAGGTCAGTttcatagttttatttttacttatttttccTCAGCAAATAATTGTGTTTGCATTTATCATTAGTCATAGCTTCTTGTCGACATCTCCATTGTGAATTTGTGATTCTCAATCATGCACACACTGGCATAATAGAGATGATGAGTTCTAGACTGTGTGGCCAATAGTTCAATGATTGCAAGGAAATAATTTTATAGGTTCCTACTTATTAGTAAATAGCTTTTAGATATTCTTCATTGTAACAGTTAAGATTCTCTTCGGGTAGGTAAACATTTATATGAACTTTTTTAAATGCCATTTTCAAATCAACAGCATGCCATGCCACCCTAATCAAAACGTTTCTGTCACATGCACATGAATATGGCAGAAGAATTTAGAAACCCACATGCCCTTGTCAAGATCTTAGAAAACCcacatcaaaataattttagcATGAACTCAGAATACTTAATGAAAGAGAAATTATGTCCCTTTTTTCCACCCCATTATTATCTCACTTTATTAATCCAACATATGCCACGTTAGAAGAGAAATCAGAAGGTACTTACTGTCTTGGCCAAATCATACTTTACATTATTGAGAAGTACCATGTGTAGTACTTAAAGGTCTTAAAAGTTTTCTCATAGTAGACCCCTAATTGCAAGGGATATCCTTCTTTTGTAGATAATATTTGGAGTTTTGTTCATCTCTTTTGTCTAATTAtgatttcttttcttgtttgaaCATGAACAGACTTA
Encoded here:
- the LOC137819643 gene encoding glucomannan 4-beta-mannosyltransferase 2 → MVDSEPKFFIPESIQGVNFDVTAQMRMVWEVIKAPLIVPLMNVAVYICLAMALMLFMERVYMGIVIILVKLFWKKPHQRYKFEPLQEDEELGNTNFPVVLIQIPMFNEREVYKVSIGAACNLSWPSDRLVIQVLDDSTDPTIKQMVEMECQRWASKGINIIYQIRETRGGYKAGALKEGLKRSYVKHCEYVAIFDADFRPEPDFLRRSIPFLVGNPDIALVQARWRFVNSDECLLTRMQEMSLDYHFTVEQEVGSATHAFFGFNGTAGVWRIGAINEAGGWKDRTTVEDMDLAVRASLRGWKFLYLGDLQAKSELPSTLRAFRFQQHRWSCGPANLFRKMVMEIVRNKKVRFWKKVYVIYSFFFVRKIIAHMVTFFFFCVVIPITILIPEVYVPIWGAVYIPSVITILNSVGTPRSIHLLFYWILFENVMSLHRTKATFIGLLEYGRANEWVVTEKLGDSVNSNTKNKTGDAAKKNNVSKAPKKTRSKFVERLNFLELGFAAFLFFCGCYDFVHGKHNYFIYLFLQTITFSIVGFGYVGTIV